A genome region from Methylorubrum populi includes the following:
- a CDS encoding cobalamin-binding protein has product MRRFPPERLVCLTEETVETLYLLGEDHRIVGVSGYAVRPPQVRREKPRVSAFTSADLPKILALEPDLVLAFSDLQAEIVARLARAGVAVHLFNQRDLAGCLAMIRTLGALVGAPERAEALARGYEERLARAAVETAGQPRLKVYFEEWDEPTISGIGWVSDLIAHAGGQDVFATLSREPAARDRIVTSDQVIAAAPDVILASWCGKRVAVDRIRARPGWDAIPAVAQGRIHEIKSPLILQPGPAALTDGFEAIRAALAVRQGGR; this is encoded by the coding sequence ATGCGCCGCTTCCCGCCCGAACGCCTCGTCTGCCTGACGGAGGAGACCGTCGAGACGCTCTACCTCCTGGGCGAGGATCATCGCATCGTCGGCGTGTCGGGCTATGCCGTGCGCCCGCCGCAGGTGCGCCGGGAGAAGCCGCGGGTCTCGGCCTTCACCAGCGCGGATCTTCCAAAGATCCTCGCCCTCGAACCGGACCTCGTCCTCGCCTTCTCCGATCTTCAGGCGGAGATCGTCGCCCGTCTCGCCCGGGCGGGCGTGGCGGTCCACCTGTTCAACCAGCGCGACCTGGCCGGCTGCCTCGCGATGATCCGCACGCTCGGCGCCCTGGTCGGCGCTCCCGAGAGGGCCGAGGCGCTGGCCCGGGGTTACGAAGAGCGCCTCGCGCGGGCCGCGGTTGAGACAGCGGGCCAGCCGCGCCTGAAGGTCTATTTCGAGGAATGGGACGAGCCGACGATCTCCGGGATCGGCTGGGTCTCGGACCTGATCGCCCACGCGGGCGGCCAGGACGTGTTTGCGACGCTGAGCCGCGAGCCGGCGGCCAGGGACCGGATCGTCACCTCGGACCAGGTGATCGCGGCGGCGCCCGACGTGATCCTCGCTTCCTGGTGCGGCAAGCGCGTCGCTGTCGATCGTATCCGCGCCCGGCCGGGCTGGGATGCCATTCCCGCGGTGGCGCAGGGCCGCATCCACGAGATCAAGTCGCCGCTGATCCTCCAGCCCGGACCGGCGGCGCTCACCGATGGGTTCGAGGCGATTCGCGCCGCGCTGGCCGTGCGGCAAGGCGGCCGGTGA
- a CDS encoding DedA family protein, protein MDFDAVRQSILTFVETYKAWAPLVTGVLAFCESLAVLSLLVPATAILLGIGALIGGSDLPFWPLVIGAAIGAGLGDWVSYEVGHYFKDGVKRLWPMSRHPETTLKAEDFLRRWGAGAIFIGRFIGPARAVVPLVAGSFGVNRIPFQIANWTSAFAWAFVLLAPGAGLLTWFRG, encoded by the coding sequence ATGGATTTCGACGCCGTCCGCCAGTCCATCCTCACCTTCGTGGAGACGTACAAGGCCTGGGCACCGCTGGTGACGGGGGTGCTCGCCTTCTGCGAGTCGCTCGCCGTGCTCTCGCTTCTCGTGCCCGCCACCGCGATCCTGCTCGGCATCGGCGCGCTGATCGGCGGCAGCGACCTTCCGTTCTGGCCGCTGGTGATCGGCGCGGCGATCGGCGCGGGGCTGGGTGACTGGGTCTCCTACGAGGTCGGCCACTATTTCAAGGACGGGGTGAAGCGCCTCTGGCCCATGAGCCGCCATCCGGAGACGACGCTCAAGGCCGAGGACTTTCTGCGGCGCTGGGGCGCCGGGGCGATCTTCATCGGACGCTTCATCGGCCCGGCGCGGGCGGTGGTGCCGCTGGTCGCCGGCAGCTTCGGCGTGAACCGGATTCCGTTCCAGATCGCCAATTGGACGTCCGCCTTCGCCTGGGCCTTCGTGCTGCTCGCTCCGGGCGCCGGCCTGCTGACGTGGTTCAGGGGCTGA
- the pdxY gene encoding pyridoxal kinase PdxY: protein MKVLSIQSHVAYGHVGNSSAVFPMQRLGVEVWPVHTVQFSNHTGYGDWRGRVFDGPVVEEVVQGVAERGALKACDAVLSGYMGSADIGTAILRAVAAVRAANREALYCCDPVIGDTCSGVYVRPGIADFMRAQAVPAADILTPNQFELDLISGRPSDTQEAAKAAAASVQALGPRVLLVTSLTTAETPPDAIDMMAAEDGSFWRVRTPRLDLKAVSGAGDAVAALYLVHYLRTRSAALALGMAAASIHGLLRRTAEAGAEELLTVAAQEEFVAPSAAFPVESV from the coding sequence ATGAAGGTTCTGTCGATCCAGTCGCACGTCGCCTACGGCCATGTGGGCAATTCGTCCGCCGTCTTTCCGATGCAGCGGCTCGGCGTCGAGGTCTGGCCGGTGCACACGGTGCAGTTCTCCAACCATACCGGCTACGGCGATTGGCGCGGCCGCGTGTTCGACGGCCCGGTGGTGGAGGAGGTGGTGCAGGGCGTGGCCGAGCGCGGCGCGCTGAAGGCGTGCGACGCGGTGCTCTCGGGCTATATGGGCTCGGCCGACATCGGCACCGCGATCCTGCGGGCGGTGGCCGCGGTGCGGGCGGCCAACCGGGAGGCGCTGTATTGCTGCGATCCGGTCATCGGCGACACCTGTTCCGGCGTCTACGTGCGCCCCGGCATCGCCGACTTCATGCGGGCGCAGGCGGTGCCGGCGGCCGACATCCTCACGCCCAACCAGTTCGAGCTCGACCTGATCTCGGGCCGGCCGAGCGACACGCAGGAGGCCGCGAAGGCCGCGGCGGCCTCGGTCCAGGCGCTCGGCCCCCGCGTCCTCCTCGTCACCTCGCTGACCACGGCCGAGACGCCGCCGGACGCCATCGACATGATGGCGGCGGAGGATGGCTCGTTCTGGCGGGTGCGCACGCCGCGGCTCGACCTGAAGGCGGTGTCGGGGGCGGGCGATGCGGTCGCCGCGCTCTATCTCGTGCACTACCTGCGCACCCGGTCGGCGGCCCTGGCGCTCGGCATGGCGGCGGCCTCGATCCACGGCCTCCTGCGCCGAACCGCGGAAGCCGGCGCGGAGGAGCTTCTCACCGTCGCGGCGCAGGAGGAGTTCGTCGCGCCGAGCGCGGCCTTCCCCGTGGAGAGCGTCTGA
- a CDS encoding PhzF family phenazine biosynthesis protein yields MTDRRFATLDVFTDTPLAGNPLAVVLDAEGLDGDAMQAIAREFNLSETVFVLPPEEPRHRARLRIFTPARELPFAGHPTIGAAVLLTLRDRAEPRPAALADAAAFGLEEGIGILSCVVEAAADGRTARARFKLPVLPTYLGKAPSTEALAHALGLKVGEIGFNRHQPSRHGAGPSFTFVPLASAEALTRARLEAGRFERLFHGAQADALYLYALDPEGLGQSYQARMFAPHLGVAEDPATGSAAAAFAGMLMQFEPLGDGTHDAAIRQGVAMGRPSLIDLQVVIAEGGLRSVEIGGQAVVVSEGVLRAG; encoded by the coding sequence ATGACCGACCGCCGCTTCGCTACCCTCGACGTGTTCACCGACACGCCGCTCGCCGGAAATCCGCTGGCGGTGGTGCTCGACGCCGAAGGTCTCGACGGCGACGCGATGCAGGCGATCGCCCGCGAGTTCAACCTGTCGGAGACGGTCTTCGTGCTGCCGCCGGAGGAGCCGCGCCATCGGGCCCGCCTGCGCATCTTCACCCCGGCCCGCGAACTCCCCTTCGCCGGCCATCCGACGATCGGGGCCGCGGTGCTGCTGACCCTGCGCGACCGCGCCGAGCCGCGGCCGGCGGCGCTCGCCGATGCCGCCGCCTTTGGGCTGGAGGAGGGGATCGGCATCCTTTCCTGCGTCGTCGAGGCGGCGGCGGACGGGCGTACGGCCCGCGCCCGGTTCAAGCTGCCGGTGCTGCCGACCTATCTCGGCAAGGCGCCGTCGACGGAAGCGCTGGCCCATGCCCTCGGGCTGAAGGTCGGCGAGATCGGCTTCAACCGCCATCAGCCGAGCCGGCACGGGGCCGGCCCTTCCTTCACCTTCGTGCCGCTCGCCTCCGCCGAGGCGCTGACCCGGGCGCGGCTGGAGGCCGGCCGGTTCGAGCGGTTGTTCCACGGGGCACAGGCCGACGCGCTCTACCTCTACGCCCTCGATCCCGAGGGGCTCGGCCAGAGCTACCAGGCGCGGATGTTCGCGCCCCATCTCGGCGTGGCGGAGGATCCGGCGACGGGCAGCGCCGCCGCGGCCTTCGCCGGGATGCTGATGCAGTTCGAGCCGCTGGGCGACGGCACGCACGACGCGGCGATCCGCCAGGGCGTCGCCATGGGCCGCCCGAGCCTCATCGACCTTCAGGTCGTCATCGCCGAGGGCGGCCTGCGCTCCGTCGAAATCGGCGGGCAGGCGGTGGTGGTGAGCGAGGGCGTGCTTCGTGCCGGGTGA
- a CDS encoding NUDIX hydrolase translates to MPGESAQAAPGFTITPLTRVSARRVDHDWAWARDNCEAIDRNWERRRAKTPGLFDGPVFLASGCTIADGACEAALFEARYSRFIAFRDAGVPDALVANAFAAIVPHSADGAVLLGVMGAHTANAGQIYFPCGTPDRGDLREDDTVDLAGSAGREFLEETGLTLPEGAAEEWVLLRGDGQLAFLRPVRFGLDAEALKARIEAHRGHEDEPELARSVIVRSRVEIDAARMPGFVQAYLASVFPP, encoded by the coding sequence GTGCCGGGTGAGAGCGCGCAGGCCGCGCCCGGATTCACGATCACGCCGCTCACCCGAGTCTCGGCGCGGCGCGTCGATCACGATTGGGCCTGGGCGCGGGACAACTGCGAGGCGATCGACCGCAACTGGGAGCGGCGCCGGGCGAAGACGCCGGGCCTGTTCGACGGACCGGTCTTCCTCGCCAGCGGCTGCACCATCGCCGACGGCGCCTGCGAGGCGGCCCTGTTCGAGGCGCGCTACTCGCGCTTCATCGCCTTCCGCGACGCCGGCGTGCCCGACGCGCTGGTCGCCAACGCCTTCGCGGCGATCGTGCCGCACAGCGCGGACGGGGCGGTGCTGCTCGGGGTGATGGGGGCCCACACTGCGAACGCCGGCCAGATCTACTTCCCCTGCGGCACGCCCGACCGCGGCGACCTGCGCGAGGACGATACGGTCGATCTCGCCGGCAGCGCCGGGCGCGAGTTTCTGGAGGAGACCGGCCTGACCCTGCCCGAGGGCGCGGCGGAGGAGTGGGTGCTGCTGCGCGGCGACGGCCAGCTCGCCTTCCTGCGCCCGGTCCGGTTCGGCCTCGACGCCGAGGCGCTGAAGGCCCGCATCGAAGCCCATCGCGGGCACGAGGACGAGCCGGAACTCGCCCGCAGCGTCATCGTCCGCTCGCGCGTCGAGATCGATGCCGCCCGGATGCCGGGCTTCGTGCAGGCCTATCTGGCGAGCGTCTTCCCGCCGTAG
- a CDS encoding 2-isopropylmalate synthase, whose amino-acid sequence MTNTRQGSKDRVVIFDTTLRDGEQCPGATMTFDEKLAVAEILDAMGVDIIEAGFPIASNGDFEAVSEIARRTKRATVAGLARAIPADIARAGEAVRHAQRGRIHTFVSTSEIHLTHQMRKTQDEVIEIILKTVAQARDLVEDVEWSAMDATRTDIDYLCRCVEAAIRSGATTINLPDTVGYATPQEYGAMFRAVRERVPNADRAIFSVHCHNDLGLAVANSLAGLEGGARQIECTINGIGERAGNAALEEVVMAIRTRGDVMPFETGIDTTMLTRASKLVSHAANFPVQYNKAIVGRNAFAHESGIHQDGMLKHSETYEIMTPASVGLTKTSLVMGKHSGRAAFRSKLSELGISLSDNQFQDVFERFKDLADRKKHVYDEDIEALVDENLATAHDRIKLMSLSVIAGTRGPQRATMKIEMDGRTFTEEADGNGPVDAVFNAIHAMVPHDAMLELYQVHAVTEGTDAQAEVSVRLKAGERSVTARGADPDTLVASAKAYLSALNKLSAASVRLHAQHAAVV is encoded by the coding sequence ATGACCAACACCCGGCAAGGATCGAAGGACCGCGTCGTCATCTTCGACACGACGTTGCGCGACGGCGAACAATGCCCCGGCGCCACCATGACCTTCGACGAGAAGCTCGCGGTCGCCGAGATCCTCGACGCCATGGGCGTCGACATCATCGAGGCGGGCTTCCCCATCGCCTCGAACGGCGACTTCGAGGCCGTGTCCGAGATCGCCCGGCGCACCAAGCGCGCGACCGTCGCCGGCCTCGCCCGCGCCATCCCCGCCGACATCGCCCGGGCGGGCGAGGCGGTGCGCCACGCGCAGCGAGGCCGTATCCACACCTTCGTCTCGACCTCGGAGATCCACCTCACCCACCAGATGCGCAAGACGCAGGACGAGGTGATCGAGATCATCCTGAAGACCGTGGCCCAGGCCCGCGACCTCGTGGAGGACGTGGAGTGGTCGGCCATGGACGCGACCCGCACCGACATCGATTACCTCTGCCGCTGCGTCGAGGCCGCGATCCGCTCGGGCGCCACCACCATCAACCTGCCCGACACGGTGGGCTACGCCACGCCGCAGGAATACGGCGCGATGTTCCGCGCCGTGCGCGAGCGGGTGCCGAACGCCGACCGGGCGATCTTCTCCGTGCACTGCCACAACGATCTCGGGCTCGCGGTGGCGAACTCGCTCGCCGGCCTGGAGGGCGGCGCCCGGCAGATCGAGTGCACGATCAACGGCATCGGCGAGCGGGCCGGCAACGCCGCGCTCGAAGAGGTCGTCATGGCGATCCGCACCCGCGGCGATGTGATGCCGTTCGAGACTGGCATCGACACCACGATGCTGACCCGCGCCTCGAAGCTCGTCAGCCACGCGGCGAACTTTCCCGTGCAGTACAACAAGGCCATCGTCGGCCGGAACGCCTTCGCCCACGAGAGCGGCATCCATCAGGACGGGATGCTCAAGCATTCCGAGACCTACGAGATCATGACGCCAGCCTCGGTCGGGCTCACCAAGACCTCGCTGGTGATGGGCAAGCATTCGGGCCGCGCGGCCTTCCGCTCGAAGCTGTCCGAACTCGGCATCTCGCTGTCCGACAACCAGTTCCAGGACGTGTTCGAGCGCTTCAAGGATCTGGCCGACCGCAAGAAGCACGTCTACGACGAGGACATCGAGGCGCTGGTGGACGAGAACCTCGCCACCGCCCACGACCGCATCAAGCTGATGTCGCTCTCGGTGATCGCCGGCACGCGCGGGCCGCAACGCGCGACGATGAAGATCGAGATGGACGGCCGCACCTTCACCGAGGAGGCCGACGGCAACGGCCCGGTGGACGCGGTGTTCAACGCGATCCACGCCATGGTGCCGCACGACGCGATGCTCGAACTCTATCAGGTCCACGCCGTGACCGAGGGGACCGACGCGCAGGCCGAGGTCTCGGTGCGGCTCAAGGCCGGCGAGCGCTCGGTGACGGCGCGCGGCGCCGACCCGGACACGCTGGTGGCGTCCGCCAAGGCCTACCTGTCCGCGCTCAACAAGCTCTCGGCCGCCTCCGTACGGCTGCACGCCCAGCACGCCGCGGTGGTCTGA
- the ilvD gene encoding dihydroxy-acid dehydratase, with translation MPAYRSRTTTHGRNMAGARGLWRATGMKDSDFGKPIIAVVNSFTQFVPGHVHLKDLGQLVAREIEQAGGVAKEFNTIAVDDGIAMGHDGMLYSLPSRELIADSVEYMVNAHCADAMVCISNCDKITPGMLMAALRLNIPAVFVSGGPMEAGKVVMKGVTRKFDLVDAMVAAADDRVSDEDVAVIERSACPTCGSCSGMFTANSMNCLTEALGLSLPGNGSVLATHADRRRLFVEAGHLIVDLARRHYEQDDASVLPRSIATMAAFENAMTLDIAMGGSTNTVLHLLAAAHEGEVPFAMADIDRLSRRVPVLCKVAPAVANIHMEDVHRAGGIMGILGELDRAGLIDRNVGNVGSGTLGAALDRWDVTKTESQSVRTFYRAAPGGVPTQVAFSQESRWDDLDLDREAGVIRDAAHAYSRDGGLAVLYGNLALDGCIVKTAGVDASILSFTGTAHVFESQDAAVDGILNGRVKAGEVVLIRYEGPRGGPGMQEMLYPTSYLKSKGLGKDCALVTDGRFSGGSSGLSIGHVSPEAAEGGLIGLVEQGDRIEIDIPNRRIHLAVDEAVLAERRAARDAEGWRPAAPRKRKVSMALRAYAMLATSAAKGAVRRIEA, from the coding sequence ATGCCCGCCTATCGCTCCCGCACCACCACCCATGGCCGCAACATGGCCGGCGCCCGCGGCCTGTGGCGTGCCACCGGGATGAAGGATTCCGATTTCGGCAAGCCGATCATCGCGGTTGTGAACTCGTTCACGCAGTTCGTGCCCGGCCACGTCCACCTCAAGGACCTCGGCCAGTTGGTGGCCCGCGAGATCGAGCAAGCGGGGGGAGTCGCCAAGGAGTTCAACACCATCGCGGTCGATGACGGCATCGCCATGGGTCATGACGGGATGCTCTACTCGCTGCCCTCCCGCGAGCTGATCGCCGATTCGGTCGAATACATGGTCAACGCGCATTGCGCCGACGCCATGGTCTGCATCTCGAACTGCGACAAGATCACTCCCGGCATGTTGATGGCCGCTTTGCGCCTCAACATCCCGGCGGTGTTCGTCTCCGGCGGGCCGATGGAAGCGGGCAAGGTCGTGATGAAGGGCGTGACCCGCAAGTTCGACCTCGTCGACGCGATGGTCGCGGCGGCCGACGACCGGGTCTCGGACGAGGACGTCGCGGTGATCGAGCGCTCGGCCTGCCCGACCTGCGGCTCGTGCTCGGGCATGTTCACGGCGAACTCCATGAACTGCCTCACCGAGGCGCTCGGCCTCTCGCTGCCCGGCAACGGCTCGGTGCTGGCGACGCATGCCGACCGCAGGCGCCTGTTCGTCGAGGCCGGGCACCTGATCGTCGATCTGGCCCGGCGCCATTACGAGCAGGACGATGCGAGCGTGCTGCCGCGCTCGATCGCGACGATGGCCGCGTTCGAGAACGCGATGACCCTCGACATCGCCATGGGCGGCTCGACCAACACCGTGCTGCACCTGCTCGCCGCCGCACACGAGGGCGAGGTGCCCTTCGCCATGGCCGACATCGACCGGCTCTCGCGCCGCGTGCCGGTGCTGTGCAAGGTCGCGCCTGCCGTCGCGAACATCCATATGGAGGACGTGCACCGGGCCGGCGGCATCATGGGTATCCTGGGCGAACTCGACCGCGCCGGCCTGATCGACCGCAACGTCGGCAATGTCGGTTCCGGCACGCTCGGCGCGGCGCTCGACCGCTGGGACGTGACGAAGACCGAGAGCCAATCCGTCCGGACCTTCTACCGCGCCGCGCCGGGCGGCGTGCCGACCCAGGTCGCCTTCAGCCAGGAATCCCGCTGGGACGACCTCGACCTCGACCGCGAGGCGGGCGTCATCCGCGACGCCGCGCACGCCTATTCGAGGGACGGCGGCCTCGCTGTGCTCTACGGCAACCTGGCGCTCGACGGCTGCATCGTGAAGACCGCTGGCGTCGATGCCTCGATTCTCAGCTTCACCGGCACGGCCCACGTCTTCGAGAGCCAGGACGCGGCGGTGGACGGCATCCTCAACGGCCGCGTGAAGGCCGGCGAGGTGGTGCTGATCCGCTACGAGGGCCCCCGCGGCGGCCCCGGCATGCAGGAGATGCTCTATCCCACGAGCTACCTGAAATCGAAGGGCCTGGGCAAAGACTGCGCCCTCGTCACCGACGGGCGCTTCTCCGGCGGCTCCTCGGGGCTCTCCATCGGCCACGTCTCGCCGGAGGCGGCCGAGGGTGGGCTGATCGGCCTCGTCGAGCAGGGCGATAGGATCGAGATCGACATCCCGAACCGCCGCATCCACCTCGCCGTGGACGAAGCCGTGCTCGCCGAGCGCCGTGCCGCCCGCGACGCGGAAGGCTGGCGCCCGGCCGCGCCCCGCAAGCGCAAGGTCAGCATGGCGCTCCGCGCCTACGCCATGCTCGCCACCAGCGCGGCGAAGGGGGCGGTGCGGCGGATCGAGGCGTAG
- a CDS encoding DUF1611 domain-containing protein → MQIATPYLMFLGDVPDRLAAKTAYGINDWRPEWCVGQLRMEGCAADLDIPDLTLEEAVSKGCRTMVVGVVNAGGVLPEHWVKEIVAALDAGLDVASGLHARLGSVPEIAQAAERRGRALHDVRHTTETFPTGKGTKRPGRRLLTVGTDCSVGKKYTALALERGMRERGMDADFRATGQTGVFISGRGAAIDAVAADFISGAVEWVAPAAEPNHWDLIEGQGSLFHPSFAGVSLGLLHGAQADAFVVCHEPTRTRMRGVEASLPTIQEVIDLTIRCGSLTNPGIRPVGIAVNTQALPEPQARALLAEAEAAHGLPATDPVRFGVEGIVDRIHAEFPA, encoded by the coding sequence ATGCAGATCGCCACGCCCTACCTGATGTTCCTCGGCGACGTGCCGGACCGGCTCGCCGCCAAGACCGCCTACGGCATCAACGACTGGCGTCCGGAATGGTGCGTCGGCCAGCTCCGGATGGAGGGCTGCGCCGCCGATCTCGACATCCCCGACCTGACGCTGGAGGAGGCGGTCTCGAAAGGCTGCCGCACCATGGTGGTCGGCGTGGTCAATGCCGGCGGCGTGCTGCCCGAGCACTGGGTGAAGGAGATCGTCGCGGCGCTGGACGCCGGGCTCGACGTGGCGAGCGGGCTGCACGCTCGCCTCGGCTCGGTTCCCGAGATCGCGCAAGCCGCCGAGCGCCGGGGTCGTGCCCTCCACGACGTGCGTCACACCACCGAGACCTTCCCCACCGGCAAGGGCACCAAGCGTCCCGGCCGGCGACTGCTCACCGTCGGCACCGATTGCTCGGTCGGCAAGAAGTACACCGCCCTCGCCCTGGAACGCGGCATGCGCGAGCGCGGGATGGATGCCGACTTCCGCGCCACCGGCCAGACCGGCGTGTTCATCTCCGGACGGGGCGCCGCCATCGACGCGGTCGCGGCCGATTTCATCTCCGGCGCCGTCGAGTGGGTCGCCCCCGCCGCCGAACCGAATCACTGGGACCTGATCGAGGGCCAGGGCTCGCTGTTCCACCCGTCCTTCGCCGGCGTCAGCCTCGGCCTGCTGCACGGGGCGCAGGCCGACGCCTTCGTGGTCTGCCACGAGCCGACCCGCACGCGGATGCGCGGCGTCGAGGCGAGCCTGCCGACGATCCAGGAGGTCATCGACCTGACGATCCGCTGCGGCTCCCTCACCAATCCCGGCATCCGCCCTGTCGGCATCGCCGTGAACACCCAGGCCCTGCCCGAGCCGCAGGCGCGCGCGCTGCTGGCGGAAGCGGAAGCCGCGCACGGCCTGCCGGCGACCGATCCCGTGCGCTTCGGCGTCGAGGGGATCGTGGATCGGATCCATGCCGAGTTTCCGGCTTGA
- a CDS encoding dipeptide epimerase yields MPRLTVAVERFPIAGTFTISRGSRTEAVVVVATIEDGPVRGRGECVPYARYDETVESVAAALDGQADWIAGGGGRFDLAARMKPGAARNALDCALWDWEAKRSGRPAHELAGLPAPGPVTTAYTLSLGDPDSMEAAARAAAHRPLLKVKLGGEGDPERIAAVRRGAPGARLIVDANEAWRPETIQANLAACAAAGVGLIEQPLPAGEDGFLAEIDRTIPICADESLHDRAGLDALARRYDAINVKLDKAGGLTEALKLVHEARARGFEIMVGCMVGSSLAMAPAMLLAHHAAYVDLDGPLLLARDRASALTYEGSTVSPPRPELWG; encoded by the coding sequence ATGCCGCGTCTGACCGTCGCCGTCGAGCGTTTCCCGATCGCGGGCACCTTCACGATCTCCCGCGGCAGCCGCACGGAGGCGGTGGTCGTCGTCGCGACCATCGAGGACGGCCCGGTGCGGGGGCGCGGCGAGTGCGTGCCCTACGCCCGCTACGACGAGACCGTCGAGAGCGTCGCTGCCGCCCTCGACGGGCAGGCGGACTGGATCGCCGGTGGGGGAGGGCGCTTCGATCTCGCGGCGCGGATGAAGCCGGGCGCGGCCCGCAACGCCCTCGATTGCGCCCTGTGGGATTGGGAAGCGAAGCGCTCCGGCCGACCGGCCCACGAACTCGCCGGCCTCCCCGCGCCGGGGCCGGTCACCACCGCCTACACCCTGAGCCTCGGCGATCCCGATTCCATGGAGGCGGCCGCCCGCGCCGCCGCGCACCGCCCGCTCCTCAAGGTGAAGCTCGGCGGCGAGGGCGACCCCGAGCGGATCGCGGCCGTGCGCCGCGGCGCGCCGGGCGCGCGCCTGATCGTCGATGCCAACGAGGCGTGGCGGCCGGAGACGATTCAAGCCAATCTCGCGGCCTGCGCGGCGGCGGGCGTCGGCCTCATCGAGCAGCCGCTGCCGGCGGGCGAGGACGGGTTTCTGGCCGAGATCGACCGAACCATCCCGATCTGTGCCGACGAGAGCCTGCACGACCGCGCCGGGCTCGATGCGCTGGCCCGGCGCTACGACGCCATCAACGTCAAGCTCGACAAGGCCGGCGGCCTGACCGAGGCGCTGAAGCTGGTCCACGAGGCCCGGGCGCGCGGCTTCGAGATCATGGTCGGCTGCATGGTCGGCTCGTCGCTCGCCATGGCGCCGGCGATGCTGCTCGCGCACCACGCGGCCTATGTCGATCTCGACGGGCCGCTGCTGCTCGCCCGCGACCGCGCGTCGGCGCTCACCTACGAGGGCAGCACGGTCTCCCCGCCGCGGCCCGAACTGTGGGGGTGA
- a CDS encoding transglycosylase SLT domain-containing protein, protein MGVYPEPAPRADDVSRLVPCGSATSNAAARPPRGRSPLVRRLAAVTAGVTLLAAAPQAVSAYESDGATPASIPLMVRADLRPAGAEAEWGGTALLGQDSGLTAPIERMQASLANPRLDNDDEILRFGEMSVPRPLVETILKASEVTGVDPVYMMALADKESSFDTGVKSSASSAQGLFQFVTGTWLEMIRQYGAKHGLADEAAAVKGHGAGITIADAGLRKRVLDLRDDPYISGLMAGELIKRDRSRIEARIGRELKTTELYLAHFLGTASAGKFLSLSAEDPDKVAKAAFGRAARANRAIFTGKDGGKRRSLTVAEVHEKLDIMIDRRLSQYQAIADLAAQQQADEPAAPILDARLRVNETVVPPLAIRSVQ, encoded by the coding sequence ATGGGGGTTTACCCGGAGCCGGCGCCTCGCGCCGACGACGTGAGCCGACTCGTGCCTTGCGGGTCGGCGACCAGCAACGCAGCCGCCCGGCCGCCGCGCGGCCGCTCGCCGCTCGTGCGCCGCCTCGCCGCCGTGACCGCCGGCGTGACGCTGCTCGCGGCCGCGCCGCAGGCGGTCTCCGCCTACGAGAGCGACGGTGCCACCCCGGCCTCGATCCCGCTGATGGTTCGCGCCGACCTGCGTCCGGCCGGCGCCGAGGCCGAATGGGGCGGCACGGCCCTGCTCGGCCAGGACAGCGGCCTCACCGCACCGATCGAGCGGATGCAGGCTTCGCTCGCCAATCCGCGGCTCGACAACGACGACGAGATCCTGCGCTTCGGCGAGATGAGCGTGCCGCGGCCCCTGGTGGAGACCATCCTGAAGGCCTCCGAGGTCACCGGCGTCGATCCCGTCTACATGATGGCGCTCGCCGACAAGGAATCGAGCTTCGACACCGGCGTGAAGTCCTCCGCTTCCTCGGCGCAGGGGCTGTTCCAGTTCGTCACCGGCACGTGGCTGGAGATGATCCGGCAGTACGGCGCCAAGCACGGGCTCGCCGACGAGGCCGCCGCGGTGAAGGGCCACGGCGCGGGCATCACCATCGCCGACGCGGGACTGCGCAAGCGGGTGCTCGACCTGCGCGACGACCCCTACATTTCCGGCCTGATGGCGGGCGAGCTGATCAAACGCGACCGCAGCCGGATCGAGGCCCGGATCGGCCGCGAACTGAAGACCACCGAACTCTACCTCGCGCATTTCCTCGGCACGGCGAGCGCCGGCAAGTTCCTCTCGCTCAGCGCCGAGGACCCGGACAAGGTCGCCAAGGCCGCCTTCGGCCGCGCCGCGCGGGCCAACCGCGCCATCTTCACGGGGAAGGACGGGGGCAAGCGCCGCAGCCTGACGGTGGCGGAGGTGCACGAGAAGCTCGACATCATGATCGACCGGCGCCTCAGCCAGTATCAGGCCATCGCCGACCTCGCCGCGCAGCAGCAGGCCGACGAGCCCGCCGCGCCGATCCTCGACGCCCGCCTGCGGGTCAACGAGACCGTGGTGCCCCCGCTGGCGATCCGCTCGGTGCAGTAG